A window of the Cicer arietinum cultivar CDC Frontier isolate Library 1 chromosome 6, Cicar.CDCFrontier_v2.0, whole genome shotgun sequence genome harbors these coding sequences:
- the LOC140920687 gene encoding uncharacterized protein: MIRLQHKKIRVSFQKSFYDEEHEHRNSFYQRLNTFVSREAQRPIVEEYNKVEWMGTDKFVCGFSLKRTYGLPCACELGQYKLMGEPIPLDSVHIQWRKLSMEWKRVLKSKLCELAFPCTSSMCPPPKKVKIKGRVKKSKGKKSDGYDSKKRQVSQSKKQPSQSSQSSKHLLWIQFPDVIQPYIDDIFDVATNENCGFRAIALLLGHSEECRSFVHNSLDQEIASHLKMKDGFPMPDIAPGWKQYRTDEATSWAIAYTRRLRHWGYLLGRLPRVTQNPPTETVDAMSLGEL; the protein is encoded by the exons ATGATAAGGTTGCAACATAAAAAAATCAGGGTCTcatttcaaaaaagtttttatgatgaagagcatgAGCACAGAAATTCATTTTATCAGAGATTGAATACATTTGTATCAAGAGAAGCTCAAAGACCTATTGTTGAAGAATACAACAAAGTTGAGTGGATGGGTACTGACAAATTTGTATGTGGGTTCTCTCTCAAAAGGACATACGGGTTACCTTGTGCTTGTGAATTGGGACAATATAAATTGATGGGTGAACCAATTCCTCTAGATTCTGTGcatattcaatggagaaaattaagcatggaaT GGAAACGAGTGTTGAAGAGTAAATTGTGTGAACTTGCTTTTCCATGTACAAGTTCAATGTGTCCACCACctaaaaaagtcaaaatcaaaggACGAGTGAAGAAGAGTAAGGGTAAGAAGTCGGatggatatgat TCAAAGAAGAGACAAGTctctcaatcaaagaaacaaccCTCTCAATCATCTCAATCTTCAAAACATTTGTTATGGATACAATTTCCTGATGTTATTCAGCCAtacattgatgatatatttgaTGTGGCAACGAATGAAAATTGTGGTTTTCGCGCTATTGCATTATTGCTTGGACACAGTGAAGAGTGTCGGTCTTTTGTCCATAATAGTTTGGACCAGGAGATTGCTTCTCAT ttAAAGATGAAAGATGGCTTTCCAATGCCAGACATTGCACCAGGTTGGAAGCAATATCGCACCGATGAAGCAACTTCTTGGGCAATAGCATATACAAGGCGTCTACGACACTGGGGGTATTTATTAGGTAGGTTGCCACGTGTTACCCAAAACCCACCTACGGAAACCGTAGATGCAATGTCATTAGGTGAactttaa